Within the Glycine soja cultivar W05 chromosome 3, ASM419377v2, whole genome shotgun sequence genome, the region CACATGTACACTTTCATTTTCTAAGAGTATATCAACTACTACATGTCTTTTACAAAAACATGTGTTAAGTGTTACCTAATCAAtatcattttctaaaaatctGCTAATTTTTCACTGTGTTAACTAATCAGTCAGCATACCTAGAAGACATTCTGTTTTAAGATACCAACTGCAATGGTTTTCCTAatgtattttcctttcttttcttctgagAATATTTACAAAGTTTACTTCACTGATGTTTTTTTACTGTTCCTTGGACAAAATGTTGCTCAGGTTTTTGGATATATATTTGATTGGTTTCTCTTCATTGAGAAGCAATTGATTTCTGTACCATTTTAAGTTTCAATTGCAACATgtgttttcttctaattttttttagttcgtCTTCAAATTTGGTTACAAATatggttttactttttttcttaaatttctgCAGTAACATTTAGCCGTATGGACCCTGAGGGGAAACTTATAATGGGGTTTAGAAAGGCAACAAATTCTACTGCAGTACAGGTAACAATCAGTTTTAGTTCATATAGCAAACTCAAACTTTTAGAATTGATATTTAATCACCTATTAAGCAGGAAACACTACCATCTAATATGCCCAACGGTTCTCATTCAAGTGAAACTTCCTATTCTGGTGTTTATGAGAATCTACCTATATTAAGTGGTTACTCTGGCCTTCTTCAGTCACAAAAGGGATGTTCAGAAACCCACCTAAATGCGCTGTCTAAGAAATGGAACTCAGCTGGTGGTGACATGAATTGGCATAACATTGACATGCCTGAAAGCAGAAAAAGAGATGGGTTGCCGTTGCCACCTGTGATGGTTCCCGAGAAGAAAAGAACTCGGAATATTGGGTCAAAAAGTAAGAGGTTGCTTATCGATAGCCAGGATGCGCTGGAGCTGAAACTTACTTGGGAAGAGGCTCAAGATTTGCTCCGTCCTCCTCCAACTGTTAAGCCAAGCATTGTCATGATTGAGGATCATGTATTTGAAGAATATGAAGTAAGTAAACAATTTAGAAGGAGCagtaattttatgaaattcacCCATTCTATTAGTGGTAggttaaattgatatttttggtGTCTGTTTAACTCAGACACCAACTTTGACCCAAATAAATATGTATGAACCTTTCATTCTAATAAGTTCTTAATGCATTCATCTTACCCTAAACTTCTTCTATCTAAATCTAAAGACAAAAATCTGACTTCTAAAAGGTTGGAACTTCTCAGATATGGGTAGTTCAGCATACATCAGTAGTTGACCTTTCCTGATATTTGCAATTTCTGTAATTTATTGAAACAGCCATCTAGTTTGAACTTTTTTAAATACCCGTCTAGTTTCAGGTTATATAGTCTTTGCATTTAGGGCATGCATTTGtaggggggggagggggggaacTAGTACATGGGTAGGGGATTTCCTTGTAATTTTTGGAACaagaagggaagaaggcatGGGTTTCTCGAAACTCAGGTTAGGTGAGTGatgtcatttatattttttaaaggatCTTCCTTACAAGTGTCTTAAGGACACTGGTTAAGAAACAATAAACACACTTTATCAAATTCTTTCAACTACTtatagtaaatatatattttttaatataataaaaaatttgctaTTCATCaaatgttttcttgtttttgttttctttcctaaGGGAGCTCTTTAGCATTctcctttataaaaataaaaaaatgaattttgctTTCATCGGTTATGTCAAGGCACAAGACACTAACCAATATTAGGGCTAGCGTCTCAGCTTCACAAATGTcttaatacataaatatttaaagttaagTCTCCACTAAGTCTAggtaaataacattaaatttattatattacctGTTTAAGGTTATGCACAGGAATTGACTTATTTCAATTCATACAGGAACCTCCTGTCTTTGGAAAGAGGAGTATATTCGTAGTTCGATCAACTGGGTAAGATGAGTATTGTACATTagagttttcttctttttatttcttgtgtCAAGTTTTCCCTCTTTTACCATcctcttattttctatttaaccTTATGAATTCTTTTACAAGTTATAGCAAtgcataaatttatatattttgattatttcaatttggagtgcgATGGGATCTCAGGGTAAACGAGCAGTGGATGCAGTGTGATAGTTGCTCAAAATGGCGGAAGTTGCCTGTTGATGCACTTATTCCCCCAAAGTGGACATGTGTGGAGAATTTATGGGATCAGAGCAGGTGAGCAGTAGACTTTCTAGTGCAATACTATTAATACCAATAGTTTTTTCTTAGTTAAGACCTTTATGCTTCTGCATTGCTGTCAACAGGTGTTCATGTGCTGCTCCCAATGAATTGAACCCAAGGGAACTGGATAATCTTCTGAGGCTGAATAAAGGTATTTCTCCATTTCTTGTGTTCATTATGCTTTAGAGTTACTGCTGATCAATACATAATAGTAGAAAATGGTTTCATGTGCAAAATTTTACATTATGAAGCTATGCTTTTCTGGAAGTATTTACCTTTTCATATTTACTAATTGTACTGAAATATGGCTGACTTCCCAAGCATTTACTTAGACTTTCTTTTGACCcacaaatttatatttgtaacTTAATATAGATGTAGACTGGAACTCTCAAAAGAGTTTCCCATTTAAATTTGGATCAGATGCTGTTGTTGATGTACGGTTTATAATTGAAGAGTATCTCTATTAAGCAGTTGCCATGTTCCAAGCTttgtctttctattttttccctttttgtctGTCTATAAAAGGAAAACTCACACACAACACATGcagcgagagagagagagagctgaaAAACATAAAAGCTTCTTTAGTATCTTGTTTAGATACTTGGTCTAGTTCTAGTCCAAACTGACAACTGTTTTCTTGATTGGACACCAAACACGAAAGTTTCAATTGACCATATAACTTTCTATACTCAATCATTGAAAGCACATAGAATGGGAATAAAAAACAATTGAGCAATGAGGATACAAGACATAGTATATTTGAAGATCCCCATAATTTGTATAGATTCCCATAACCTGTAtggcaacaaaaaaataacttaaatattaaaacatgCTCAGCATGGTTAAAAAGATTGAAGTATTGAATTCTTATGCATTTTATAGTTCTATTTTTCAATGGTGGGCATACCAGTCCTAACTGACGAGCGTACTAAGGATTTTACATAATGACTTTAAAATTCCAGGTAATAACCCTTTAAAATTCTTAACTCTTGAGCCTCCAATTGAAAAAACCGACTTTATGTGCCAGTAAGAGGACAAAATGAGCTAGACAATAATGATTAGTTGTATGGAGGAGCTACCACACTGTTGGTTGTATTAATAAGTTTTGTCTTGCTACTGTCTTTATGCTTACtctaattaatcaaattattcaTTCAAGAAACTGACAAATCTGCACTCCCAAATTACGCTGCATTAACAAGGACGGTGATTCTGTGACTTTTATGAATGCATGGTAACATGTTTTTCTTGTAAACAAATTCTTGATGACATCAAATATACTTGAAATTCTTTATTTTGGAATAGAATTCAAGAAACAAAGACTGACAGCAAGCCAGAGACCGGCCCTGGAACGTGAATCTTCAGGACTGGATGCTTTGGCAAATGCAGCAATACTGGGAGATGATGCAAGTGACTCTGGCAGAACACCAGTTGTTACCACCACAAAACATCCTCGGCATAGACCTGGGTGCTCTTGCATTGTCTGTATCCAGCCACCAAGTGGGAAGGGCAAACACAAACCTACATGCACCTGCAATGTGTGCATGACAGTTAAACGTCGGTTTAAAACCCTGATGATGCGAAAGAAGAAGCGGCAATCCGAACGTGAAGCAGAGATTGCTCAGAGAAATCAGTTATCATGGCGGACGAAAGATGAATCAGAAGTAGATAGCACCTCTCGCCATTTAACTCCGGTTGACGGTTTGGAGAATGAAGTAAGGGTGCAAAATGAATTAGATTCAAGGAGTCCAGACGATGCGGTGGCTGAAGCTGCCAAGGGACAATTAGACTTGAATTGCCAACCTGATCGAGAAGATGTGCAAGCTGGGCCGAACAGCTTGAGCATGACGAGTCTTCTTGAAGAAGCAAATCTCCCGCTGGAGACCTACCTGAAGCAAAATGGCCTTACTAGCTTGATAACAGAGCAGCAAACAAATTCAGCTTCAAATGTGCAGGCACAGACAACCAATGATAGTGAGGTGAAACACAATGAGGATTGCGGAACCGCTTCGGTTATTCATGCGCAGGAAAGCAGTCCTGAAGAGAACAGTGGGCAAGATAAAGAGCAAAACAATTAACTCATGAAATCTTGCcagttatattttcttttttccttttttttttactccgaAATCATTTTACAAGAATCCTTGcttaagttataaaattataagaggttcatttgtatgtgtatatatattttctgttgTTGTCTGTGTCTTGTGGTTGTGAAATTTCCCCCCAAAACTCAATAACATATATACGCCAAAGCTTGTGTTTTAGGGTTGTAAACTAGTGAGGCAAGGAGTTGAAGGAAAGCACCACCTTGCTGTGTTATAATACATCTGGTTTTGTTTCTCTGGTAAGTGTGGTGAGTCTGAATAAGCATTGTTTGTCTTGTTTGTTATATGGAGAAAGGGAGAGTACACCTAATTTCGTTTCTTAGTTTGAAAAGCCATTATTTGGCTTTGCCGTTTTAATAGGAAAATGCTCTTTTGCATGAAAAGCATTTCACTGATGTTGTACGGAATTAATGTGACTGGTTGATGTATGTAATAGTTGTGTGATTTCTTGAAAGCTACTTTTTATTACTATACTGTATTGTTATTGCCATGAGTTGCACcggtttgatttttatttcatatatcaagatcattcaaaatgaaattgtataaaaaaataaattttaagaacctaaaaaaaaagtaaaagatataagaatcaaatcatATTTTGAATCGTTTAATAGTACAgaaatgtaaattaaaatttataatttaactacttttatagtttaattattattggaATAGTGTTGAGAGGAGAAAGGAGCAAAGTATTTGTGACCGTGTAAATTTTTATATCAATGAGTTAATTAATTGGACCCAGTATAACAAACCTTTGCATTATCTACAAAAGAACATTGTCTCATGGAGATATATGTCAAGGTGGAAGAACCATACATTTATCTACTATACACTTGTGTTGAATCACCCCAAAAATgataataacaacaaacaaataCATAAGAACAAAACATTATAGACAGTCCATATCCTTCAACACTAGCTCTCGGACACCTTGAGGATGATGACTTCCTGTTTTCCGGTCCACCGAGCTCCTCCATGAGAAAGTGGAGGAACAAGCgcgaagaggaagatgcagtgTGGGCACACCACCAGACCTGGTAGACCATCTTGGAGATGAAACAGATGGTCTTGCTACTACTGAGGGAGAGAAACTCAACCTAGGTGGTACATGACATATGATACCATTAAGACTTGGTGATCTTGACATTTCTTTTGCTGGCTCTTGCAGTGGGAACCAACAAGAGTACTTCATATCTTGTACCGTTTTGAGATTTTCAACAATGGTTCTCATGGTGGGTCTTTCTGATGGCTCCTTTTGGAGGCATCTTTGTGCAATGTCAGCCACTGTTCTTGCCGCTTTGGGAGGAAAGTGACCTTTAAGTTGAGGATCCATGATCAGTGACAGTCGAAAATCATCGGCCAGGAAAGGCCGGCTCCACTTGACTAAGTTCCTCTCTTCCTTGGGGTGATGGCTATCAAGATTCTTTCTGCCAGTAAGTAGTTCCAAAAGAACAATTCCAAAACTCCATACATTGCTTTTTGGAGTAAGAATTCCTTTTTCCAATGTCTCCACTGACAGGTTTCCAACAGCCTGTACAATAACAAATTCATGAACAGAACGAATAAGAACAAAACTTATGGAATACTTATACAGGTAAAATAAGAAGATTCAAAGGTAGAAAATAATTgatgaataatttataataacacACAGCACTTTTGAGTAAATGAACTTACACATGAACTGCTCGAAATCTCTTCCTCAGGAATACGTCCAGCACAACCATATCCAGAAAGCTTTGCATTGAAATCTTTTTCAATCTGTATGTTGGCTGCTGAAAATTCATTATACATTGCCTACAATCAATTGATAGAGGTCCATCAGCAAGGATAGAAATGTACAacctaaattaatatttaatgtacTAAAGGAACATAGAAAAATATCTTCTCATCACATAATTGTTAAGTCCATATCGAGAAATACTAATACACAATAACTCCAGTCCAATGGCATTCAATGAGGTGATTGAGGTCTAATAACCACATGGAAAGAAGGGGTAAAAAGTGCAGACAAGACCACAGAAGGTTGCTTCAGTTTTGAACATATTTGACATACATTTTTATGCCAAATTAaggtaaaaacagaaagttcaTTACCTGGAAAGGCCCTTCTTCATGCAAGAAAGTAAGACCTTGTGCAGCACATATGGCAATTTTCATTCGTGAGTTCCAATCAATTGAAGGGCTATCAGATCTCCCAAACAACTGCCGGTCCAAGCTTCCATGGCATAGCCTCTCATAAACCAACATCCTTGGTTCAGAACCATCACGTGCATGAAATCCTAGCAATTTACAGAGGTTTGGATGTTGCAAAGATGAAAGGGTATTAACATCATTTATGAATTCCTTCAATCCCTGCAAGAGACATCACATACACGTAGACCATGTCAGAAAGTTCTCAGCTGCTTTCAGACTTTTGTCTAGGGAGAAAAATCATAAACCTCTCAATGCAAGGCTAACAATATTCATATTTACGCTTGAAACAGTAGCAATGCAATGCTTAACAATTTTCATCATTTGATTCCAAAgtggtttgaaatttgaaaacattaaaatgtGCATTGAGAAGTAAAAGAGGAAGGATATAGCAAGAAGAACAAGGTTTAGAAGCTTCTGCTAAATAGTAAGTTGGATGACACCAGTTGACAAACCTAAACTCTTTGATGCCTAtcttaaaatggttttcaaaaggCATAACAATCTTCCATCAAGAAGTACATGAAACATTGAATTCTAGCTATTTTAAGATAAGAAGACATCACTTCTctatatttagtaatataagCATCGGCAATTCAGATGACCAGTCATCATTTAATAGGCATGAGGATAGCAAGAGATGAAAGTAAAAAAGCAGAATGAAGAAAAGTACCTGAGTTGATGAATGAAGGCGAGTGACGGTGGCTTCAAACTTCTTTGCACTTGAAGCATCATCACCAAATGAAGCACTATATATGGTAGAAGAAAGACGTTCTGACATGCATCGATCTGAAGAGAAGTTGTGGCAAGCAGCAGCAATTTCTTCATATGTAAAGTTTCTAATCAACCCAGTAGGCGGAAGAGGCAAAGGTCCAGGAGCACTAGCTGTCCCTGATTTAAAGCTTCCAATAGCCTTCAATACACCACCACTACCACCCTGAGGAGAAGGAAGAGGCAAAGGTTGCGGAATAGATGAACGTTGCTCCTTCATCAATCCAACTCGGTGTCTCAACTCTTCTTGTTCCTCATAATCAACCGAGGCCAAAGCATCTTGTTCTGTTACTTCAGGAGCTAGTCCAGAAGCATACAGAGAAACACTAGCTATCCCTGACTTAAAGCTTCCATTAGCGTTCAATGCACCACCACCCTGACGTGATGGAAGAGGTAAAGGTTGCGGACTAGACGAGCGCTGCTCCATCAGCGATCCCACATGgtatcttgattcttcttgttCCTCAAACTCAACCGTGGTAAGAGTATCTTGGTTGGCTACATCAAGAGCTGAAGGAGCAGATAATGCCCGGGTTCTGTTATTGGTAACTTGATTAATAGGCTGAATAGATTTCACTCTATTCCTAAAACTAGGAGGTGCAGACTGCAGCGAATGAGGATGAGTTTGAGGTTCTGGTAGCACTGTTGGTGCATGCTCCTTGTGGCTGACATATGTTGAGTATCGGATTTTAttgatctttttcttcttgtatttcaAGACAGTGAAACACCCCATCTTGTGTACAGAATTCAGTTGTTGAATAGAATTGCTTTTGCTGCACGAAAATAAAAAGGCCTAAACAAAATTAGTAGGACATAATATTATCATGGGTTTTCCACATAAAAAGCTacccaaaatttcaaaaatagatCCAAGAAGAAATACGAATGCGGATTGagggaaaaaaaatctataacccattttttatttatttgttaaaattagaTTTTCTATTGACCACAAGATTAACAACTTAAAACAACAAATGAATACAATCAGAGCAATCTCCCATTTCCCCTCATTTTCATTTCCATAACTCTTTTCATTCCTCTCACCACTCTCATTCCTTGCTCCCAATCTTCCTTATCACTGGTCAAATATTCACCATTGGACTGCAAATTAAATGCAAAATTAAAACATCAGACATTATAAGAATTTATGAACTGGTCCCCTAACAAAGCTCTTGTCCACACACTTGTGTCCATCACATTCCCAAAATCAGAACAATAAATTACTTGGTTTTTCCATGTCATTAGCCAATCTTCACAATAAATGTAACAAATTTCCTTTATCATTGCTCACTTATTCAGCTGCATAAAAAGCACTCCAGATCTatcaaatgaaacaaattttacaaaaacCTACTCATTTCATTTAGTttcataaaattcaaaaaacaaaaaacaaattttctaCACCCTGAAACTTCAACCCCACTAGGAATCACCAAAACAACCCCCCACcccaataaaacaaaaaacaaaaaaaaggcaaagtttttatgattcaattaaaaaaaaaagtaaaactgcTAATGAGTCAAACTACAATCAAGCCaagatttttaagattaaaatggAAAAAGTGACCTACCAATAAACTTTAAAACACAAAAGGGTTCAAATCATATTGAATATAATAAACCCAAAGGATGAAACTTTAACATACCTATGAGGGTAGGAGCTCATTTAACTCAGAGTGAATGTAAAATGGCTATACCATGTGGTTCTGCTTCGACCACGAAGAAGCCCTTAACCCTTATGAAGTCAAAGAAATTGAGCAGAATGAAAAAGGCTGAGTGGTGGGAAGTGA harbors:
- the LOC114405968 gene encoding B3 domain-containing transcription repressor VAL2-like isoform X1: MESRSCMNVACATSTTIRWRKGWALRSGEFADLCDKCGSAYEQSTYCDMFHSNDSGWRECTSCDKRLHCGCIASMSQLELLDTGGVSCISCARNSGLQPIANNEKPNGSGTSKVQNVSTQQQYTSLANQLTVRGMQVGHYAENDGLRCWFKPHNVETDGPSAEMKPEILPSVGELGNTLISQFHCESNGSSKASKAENCKAETEMRDIYESLAQTNLSMTLAAPLGNSNPFHSAVVDEREQSKTSPLLLGSRSRHLLPKPPRSTIGTSLEANAGMVSQIRVARPPAEGRGRNQLLPRYWPRITDQELQQISGDSNSTIVPLFEKMLSASDAGRIGRLVLPKACAEAYFPPISQPEGLPLRIQDVKGKEWMFQFRFWPNNNSRMYVLEGVTPCIQSMQLQAGDTVTFSRMDPEGKLIMGFRKATNSTAVQETLPSNMPNGSHSSETSYSGVYENLPILSGYSGLLQSQKGCSETHLNALSKKWNSAGGDMNWHNIDMPESRKRDGLPLPPVMVPEKKRTRNIGSKSKRLLIDSQDALELKLTWEEAQDLLRPPPTVKPSIVMIEDHVFEEYEEPPVFGKRSIFVVRSTGVNEQWMQCDSCSKWRKLPVDALIPPKWTCVENLWDQSRCSCAAPNELNPRELDNLLRLNKEFKKQRLTASQRPALERESSGLDALANAAILGDDASDSGRTPVVTTTKHPRHRPGCSCIVCIQPPSGKGKHKPTCTCNVCMTVKRRFKTLMMRKKKRQSEREAEIAQRNQLSWRTKDESEVDSTSRHLTPVDGLENEVRVQNELDSRSPDDAVAEAAKGQLDLNCQPDREDVQAGPNSLSMTSLLEEANLPLETYLKQNGLTSLITEQQTNSASNVQAQTTNDSEVKHNEDCGTASVIHAQESSPEENSGQDKEQNN
- the LOC114405968 gene encoding B3 domain-containing transcription repressor VAL2-like isoform X2, producing MESRSCMNVACATSTTIRWRKGWALRSGEFADLCDKCGSAYEQSTYCDMFHSNDSGWRECTSCDKRLHCGCIASMSQLELLDTGGVSCISCARNSGLQPIANNEKPNGSGTSKVQNVSTQQQYTSLANQLTVRGMQVGHYAENDGLRCWFKPHNVETDGPSAEMKPEILPSVGELGNTLISQFHCESNGSSKASKAENCKAETEMRDIYESLAQTNLSMTLAAPLGNSNPFHSAVVDEREQSKTSPLLLGSRSRHLLPKPPRSTIGTSLEANAGMVSQIRVARPPAEGRGRNQLLPRYWPRITDQELQQISGDSNSTIVPLFEKMLSASDAGRIGRLVLPKACAEAYFPPISQPEGLPLRIQDVKGKEWMFQFRFWPNNNSRMYVLEGVTPCIQSMQLQAGDTVTFSRMDPEGKLIMGFRKATNSTAVQSQKGCSETHLNALSKKWNSAGGDMNWHNIDMPESRKRDGLPLPPVMVPEKKRTRNIGSKSKRLLIDSQDALELKLTWEEAQDLLRPPPTVKPSIVMIEDHVFEEYEEPPVFGKRSIFVVRSTGVNEQWMQCDSCSKWRKLPVDALIPPKWTCVENLWDQSRCSCAAPNELNPRELDNLLRLNKEFKKQRLTASQRPALERESSGLDALANAAILGDDASDSGRTPVVTTTKHPRHRPGCSCIVCIQPPSGKGKHKPTCTCNVCMTVKRRFKTLMMRKKKRQSEREAEIAQRNQLSWRTKDESEVDSTSRHLTPVDGLENEVRVQNELDSRSPDDAVAEAAKGQLDLNCQPDREDVQAGPNSLSMTSLLEEANLPLETYLKQNGLTSLITEQQTNSASNVQAQTTNDSEVKHNEDCGTASVIHAQESSPEENSGQDKEQNN